A single genomic interval of Passer domesticus isolate bPasDom1 chromosome 26, bPasDom1.hap1, whole genome shotgun sequence harbors:
- the LOC135286354 gene encoding uncharacterized protein LOC135286354: MEPCELLELLVDVVARLGELAATVAGTYGDMLLAVSPWSLQKALGTFIGHLRDTLGHPRVTSLGEALAALKDKRGATWAHVRDAASTWRDLVATFEDSWDRLSREATELRDTCRDTATREITTAATANTWAGDLWVKEKGWEKSRHSLVAEVWQLPLVRDKEKMASAITEYDARMEAAANEEQAATKAMEEAVVASSMAGAATKRGQRAEAALGPLERLVAACDKATAFPQELLRRLRAIQASLEGMSPTADVPNSLVAAVAEAEQVWNASTCLVSDHLLGTIGDIRALLSSVPAVPGGPTGHAVAMQCQKAVEAIPKLLRGQ, translated from the exons ATGGAACCCTGTGAG ctgctggaGTTGCTGGTGGACGTGGTGGCCAGGCTTGGTGAGCTGGCAGCCACCGTGGCTGGGACGTACggggacatgctgctggccgtGTCGCCATGGTCCCTGCAAAAGGCCCTGGGGACCTTCATCGGCCACCTCCGGGACACCCTGGGCCACCCccgtgtcacctccctgggcgaggccctggctgccctcaaGGACAAACGAGGGGCTACCTGGGCCCATGTGAGAGATGCGGCCAGCACCTGGCGGGACTTGGTGGCCACATTCGAAGACAGCTGGGACCGGCTGTCCAGGGAGGCCACCGAGCTCCGGGACACTTGCAGGGACACGGCCACCAGGGAGATCACCACTGCGGCCACTGCCAACACCTGGGCCGGGGACCTGTGGGTCAAGGAAAAAGGCTGGGAGAAATCTCGGCACAGCCTGGTGGCTGAGGTCTGGCAGCTGCCACTGGTCCGGGACAAGGAGAAGATGGCCTCAGCCATCACTGAGTACGATGCCCGTATGGAGGCCGCTGCCAATGAGGAGCAGGCGGCCACCAAGGCCATGGAAGAGGCTGTGGTGGCCTCCAGCATGGCGGGGGCGGCTACTAAAAGGGGCCAGCGGGCAGAGGCGGCCCTGGGCCCACTGGAGCGCTTGGTGGCTGCGTGTGACAAAGCCACCGCgttcccccaggagctgctgcgcCGGCTCAGGGCCATCCAGGCCTCCCTGGAGGGGATGTCCCCAACAGCTGATGTCCCCAACAGCTTGGTGGCTGCGGTGGCCGAGGCCGAGCAGGTGTGGAACGCCAGCACCTGCCTGGTCAGTGATCACCTGCTGGGAACAATCGGGGACATCCGTGCACTCCTCTcgagtgtccctgctgtccctggtggCCCCACTGGCCATGCAGTGGCCATGCAGTGCCAAAAAGCTGTCGAGGCCATCCCGAAGCTGCTGCGGGGACAGTGA